A stretch of the Streptomyces ortus genome encodes the following:
- a CDS encoding mycothiol transferase, translating into MHAQDVLVEAYGRIKDEVHAAVVGLSPDELNARPGGTANSITWLVWHLTRVQDDHVADAFSLKQVWLTGGWAERFALPLAEDDTGYGHDARQVAEVRVDSGDLLTGYYDAVHEQTLRALRDLRAEDLDRIVDENWTPAVTLGARLVSVVSDDLQHVGQAAYARGLTAQG; encoded by the coding sequence ATGCACGCCCAGGATGTTCTGGTCGAAGCCTACGGACGCATCAAGGACGAGGTGCACGCCGCCGTCGTCGGCCTCTCCCCCGACGAGCTCAACGCCCGGCCCGGCGGCACGGCCAACTCGATCACGTGGCTGGTCTGGCACCTCACCCGTGTCCAGGACGACCACGTCGCCGATGCCTTCAGCCTGAAGCAGGTCTGGCTGACGGGCGGCTGGGCGGAGCGTTTCGCGCTGCCCCTGGCCGAGGACGACACGGGCTACGGCCACGACGCACGACAGGTCGCCGAGGTCCGGGTGGACTCGGGCGACCTCCTGACCGGCTACTACGACGCCGTGCACGAGCAGACCCTGCGGGCACTGCGCGACCTGCGCGCCGAGGACCTGGACCGCATCGTCGACGAGAACTGGACCCCGGCCGTCACCCTGGGCGCCCGCCTGGTCAGCGTGGTCTCCGACGACCTACAGCACGTGGGTCAGGCCGCCTACGCACGAGGGCTGACAGCCCAAGGCTGA
- a CDS encoding Zn-ribbon domain-containing OB-fold protein, giving the protein MFHRGSGTTTGLLDPETATGTATEAGAATGTATSAGAAEDGLLYLRCRWCGTSSFQRLLCPVCAGSDLRTERSAGLGVIRHATVVQRNTPGARNVSLVEMAEGFTVRGRVSGPLVAIRTGDRVQLTTSADPVRREPVFKLCEEPFSGPRHGSYAGWR; this is encoded by the coding sequence GTGTTCCACCGAGGAAGCGGGACCACGACAGGCCTACTCGACCCGGAGACGGCGACGGGGACGGCGACGGAAGCAGGAGCGGCGACCGGGACGGCGACGAGCGCGGGGGCCGCCGAGGACGGGCTCCTGTACCTGCGCTGCCGCTGGTGCGGTACCAGTTCGTTCCAACGACTGCTCTGTCCGGTCTGCGCGGGCAGCGACCTGCGGACGGAACGCAGCGCGGGCCTCGGCGTCATCCGCCACGCGACCGTCGTACAGCGCAACACCCCCGGCGCGCGCAATGTCTCGCTCGTGGAGATGGCGGAGGGGTTCACGGTCCGGGGCCGTGTCTCGGGACCGCTCGTCGCGATCCGCACCGGCGACCGGGTCCAGCTCACCACGTCGGCGGACCCGGTGCGCCGCGAGCCGGTGTTCAAGCTGTGCGAGGAGCCGTTCTCCGGACCGCGCCACGGGTCCTACGCCGGCTGGCGCTGA
- a CDS encoding TetR family transcriptional regulator encodes MSEASRPDQASDASGPRPPMRESLVAAAFQLFVERGYEQTTVDDIVALAGVGRRSFFRYFPSKEDVVFPDHEGCLTRMTAFLDESGPGHEPVERVCDAARLVLRMYAENPAFSVQRYRLTRKVPGLRTYELSVVWRYERALADYLRGRFSGRPDGTLRADVIAAAVVAAHNNGLRSWLRSDGRGDASAEVDHALAHVLGIFGPERATDGPTRGPGAGGDDDVVVVVSRRGAPLWRVVQELETTLGRDPA; translated from the coding sequence ATGAGCGAGGCATCCCGTCCCGACCAGGCGTCCGACGCGAGCGGTCCGAGGCCGCCGATGCGGGAGTCCCTCGTGGCGGCGGCGTTCCAGCTGTTCGTGGAGCGGGGGTACGAGCAGACCACCGTCGACGACATCGTGGCCCTCGCGGGTGTCGGACGCCGGTCCTTCTTCCGGTACTTCCCGTCCAAGGAGGACGTGGTCTTCCCCGACCACGAGGGCTGCCTGACGCGGATGACCGCCTTCCTCGACGAGAGCGGCCCCGGTCACGAGCCCGTGGAGCGCGTCTGCGACGCCGCACGCCTGGTGCTGCGCATGTACGCCGAGAACCCGGCGTTCTCCGTGCAGCGCTACCGCCTCACCCGCAAGGTGCCGGGGCTGCGGACGTACGAACTCTCGGTGGTCTGGCGGTACGAGCGGGCGCTGGCCGACTATCTGCGCGGACGCTTCTCGGGACGGCCCGACGGGACTCTGCGGGCCGACGTCATCGCGGCGGCCGTGGTCGCCGCGCACAACAACGGGCTGCGGTCCTGGCTGCGTTCGGACGGCCGCGGCGACGCGAGTGCCGAGGTGGATCACGCACTCGCCCACGTCCTGGGGATCTTCGGGCCGGAGCGGGCTACGGACGGCCCGACCCGGGGGCCGGGAGCGGGCGGAGACGACGACGTGGTCGTCGTCGTCTCCCGGCGCGGTGCCCCGCTGTGGCGGGTCGTCCAGGAGTTGGAGACCACGCTCGGCCGCGATCCTGCCTGA
- a CDS encoding MurR/RpiR family transcriptional regulator produces the protein MPSPQQARAQASAISSGKPATEAEAAPTTRLRDLFDGPRLSPGQRRIAQYLIEHITDAAFLSITDLAERVGVSQPSVTRFATAVGFSGYPALRERLQSIALSKLAGSPDAAEEARPNELQAAVDAEIDNLENLRRDFADPEQVIETGRALSRSAPLTVLGLRISGSLAEYFAYAARRIHPDVRLVTRGGSVAYDALLQSREAGGTWVLAFTMPRHAQETLTAVRVARRAGLRVALVTDLGLGPLAEEADVVFATGTGARLVFDSYAAPAVLSAALLQAMTDADPERTQARLEDYEQVADEHVFFLKD, from the coding sequence GTGCCATCGCCGCAGCAGGCCCGCGCGCAGGCATCTGCGATCAGTTCGGGGAAACCGGCCACGGAGGCGGAGGCAGCGCCCACGACCCGGCTGCGGGACCTGTTCGACGGCCCCCGGCTCTCCCCCGGTCAGCGGCGTATCGCCCAGTACCTGATCGAGCACATCACCGACGCGGCCTTCCTGTCGATCACGGATCTCGCCGAGCGCGTGGGCGTGAGCCAGCCCTCGGTGACCCGCTTCGCGACGGCGGTGGGCTTCAGCGGCTACCCGGCCCTGCGGGAACGCCTCCAGTCGATCGCGCTCAGCAAGCTCGCCGGTTCGCCCGACGCCGCCGAGGAGGCCCGGCCCAACGAACTGCAGGCCGCCGTCGACGCGGAGATCGACAACCTGGAGAACCTGCGGCGCGACTTCGCCGACCCGGAACAGGTCATCGAGACGGGACGCGCGCTGTCGCGGTCCGCTCCGCTCACCGTCCTAGGGCTGCGGATCTCCGGTTCACTGGCCGAATACTTCGCGTACGCCGCCCGGCGCATCCACCCCGACGTCCGGCTGGTGACGCGGGGCGGGAGCGTCGCCTACGACGCCCTGCTGCAGTCGCGCGAGGCGGGCGGCACCTGGGTGCTGGCCTTCACCATGCCCCGGCACGCGCAGGAGACCCTGACGGCCGTGCGGGTCGCCCGGCGGGCCGGTCTGCGCGTCGCCCTGGTGACCGATCTGGGGCTGGGGCCGCTGGCCGAGGAGGCCGACGTCGTCTTCGCGACCGGTACCGGCGCGCGGCTCGTCTTCGACTCGTACGCCGCGCCCGCCGTGCTGTCCGCGGCGCTGCTGCAGGCCATGACCGACGCCGATCCCGAGCGGACACAGGCCCGGCTGGAGGACTACGAGCAGGTCGCGGACGAGCACGTCTTCTTCCTCAAGGACTGA
- a CDS encoding ribonuclease H family protein: MIGPMAERVIAACDGASKGNPGPAGWAWVVGDGTGTPTEWEAGPLGTATNNVAELTALERLLAAVDPAVPLEIRMDSQYAMKAVTTWLPGWKRKGWKTAAGKPVANQELVVRIDELLDGRSVEFRYVPAHQVDGDPLNDFADRAASQAAFVQQPAGSEQGSPEPPKSPAAKKAAPKPASKEASAKKRASSSSAASSSRTLKAKFPGRCRCGRTYAAGETIAKNPDGWGHPECRTEAQ, from the coding sequence ATGATCGGGCCCATGGCTGAACGCGTGATCGCCGCATGTGATGGGGCGTCGAAGGGAAACCCGGGCCCCGCAGGCTGGGCCTGGGTCGTCGGGGACGGCACGGGAACCCCCACCGAGTGGGAGGCGGGGCCGCTCGGCACCGCGACCAACAACGTCGCCGAACTGACGGCACTGGAGCGGCTGTTGGCGGCCGTGGACCCGGCTGTGCCGCTGGAGATCCGGATGGACTCCCAGTACGCCATGAAGGCGGTCACCACCTGGCTCCCGGGCTGGAAGCGCAAGGGCTGGAAGACGGCCGCGGGCAAGCCCGTGGCCAACCAGGAACTCGTCGTGCGCATCGACGAGTTGCTCGACGGCCGCTCGGTGGAGTTCCGGTACGTGCCCGCGCACCAGGTCGACGGCGACCCGCTCAACGACTTCGCGGACCGGGCGGCGAGCCAGGCCGCGTTCGTCCAGCAGCCGGCGGGCAGTGAGCAGGGCTCTCCGGAGCCGCCGAAGTCCCCGGCGGCCAAGAAGGCGGCACCGAAGCCGGCATCGAAGGAGGCCTCCGCGAAGAAGCGCGCCTCCTCGTCGTCCGCCGCCTCCTCCTCGCGCACGCTCAAGGCCAAGTTCCCCGGCCGGTGCCGCTGCGGCCGTACGTATGCGGCGGGCGAGACCATCGCGAAGAACCCCGACGGCTGGGGCCACCCGGAGTGCCGTACAGAGGCCCAGTAG
- a CDS encoding antitoxin, with product MSVMDKIKGMLKGHPDQTSKGVDKAGDYVDGKTGGKYSGQVDSAQDRLKDQFGSGRDENPPRS from the coding sequence ATGTCCGTTATGGACAAGATCAAGGGCATGCTAAAGGGCCACCCGGACCAGACGAGCAAGGGTGTGGACAAGGCCGGTGACTACGTCGACGGCAAGACCGGGGGCAAGTACAGCGGTCAGGTCGACAGCGCCCAGGACAGGTTGAAGGACCAGTTCGGGTCGGGTCGGGACGAGAATCCGCCGCGGTCCTGA
- a CDS encoding DUF3105 domain-containing protein, with protein MSRTSKKSAATARKARIEEMRRAEKARERRNRVLTVSVCAAIVVGLVGFGAYYVDRANDKDEQQQAAAKKPVKGEKSWNAKKLTQNHVSKSVSYPMNPPVGGDHNQAWMTCDGAVYTKAIPNENAVHSLEHGAVWITYNDKAADADVKTLAEKVGKTPYTLMSPVADQAGALMLSAWGKQLTVDKASDPRVQQFLTKYVQGPQTPEPGAACTNGIDAA; from the coding sequence ATGAGCAGAACCAGCAAGAAGTCGGCCGCCACGGCCCGCAAGGCGCGTATCGAGGAGATGCGCCGCGCCGAGAAGGCCCGCGAGCGCCGCAACCGCGTCCTGACCGTCTCGGTCTGCGCGGCCATCGTCGTCGGGCTCGTCGGCTTCGGCGCGTACTACGTCGACCGGGCGAACGACAAGGACGAACAGCAGCAGGCGGCGGCGAAGAAGCCGGTCAAGGGCGAGAAGTCCTGGAACGCGAAGAAGCTGACCCAGAACCATGTCTCGAAGTCCGTGTCGTACCCGATGAACCCGCCGGTCGGCGGCGACCACAACCAGGCGTGGATGACCTGTGACGGCGCGGTCTACACGAAGGCGATACCGAACGAGAACGCGGTGCACTCGCTGGAGCACGGCGCGGTCTGGATCACGTACAACGACAAGGCGGCGGACGCCGATGTGAAGACGCTCGCCGAGAAGGTCGGCAAGACGCCCTACACGCTGATGAGTCCGGTCGCCGACCAGGCCGGGGCCCTCATGCTGTCGGCCTGGGGCAAGCAGCTGACCGTCGACAAGGCGTCCGACCCGCGGGTCCAGCAGTTCCTCACGAAGTACGTGCAGGGCCCGCAGACCCCCGAGCCGGGAGCCGCCTGCACCAACGGCATCGACGCGGCCTGA
- a CDS encoding damage-control phosphatase ARMT1 family protein — MTRPSQDTGRAPTDAETAPSTPAPVVVGTPGSFARSVLDERHPALIERVRRATPYPPGHRRALDALLDEITKGTVEPLGPAEPGGNLWRDEPYYGQRWADVPFLWAESFFYRKLLAALRHFTPGAWLGIDPFAPFKNAELAGSEVDDELAALDRLPHLAPDEQDRTLLLSSLWGNRADLGFQLSAGEAGLGDRVQGLVVDDSDALWDILAAEKPGEPDGPGKVCLVADNAGPELLPDLVLAEHLLATGRAASVVLHLKPYPYYVSDATTTDTLACLDRLTGASGRAAAVGERLRDAVGDGRLILRSHPFSCAPHSYDRMPADLREDFASATLTVMKGDLNYRRLVGDRHWPATTPFTEATAYFPGPVAALRTLKCDVVTGLTHATLAELDAGTESWRTSGTHALIQVSP, encoded by the coding sequence ATGACGCGCCCCAGTCAGGACACCGGCCGAGCCCCCACCGACGCCGAGACCGCCCCCTCCACCCCTGCCCCTGTGGTGGTCGGCACGCCGGGCTCCTTCGCCCGCAGCGTGCTGGACGAGCGGCACCCGGCCCTCATCGAGCGCGTCCGACGGGCCACCCCGTACCCGCCCGGGCACCGGCGCGCACTGGACGCCCTCCTCGACGAGATCACCAAGGGGACCGTCGAGCCGCTGGGCCCTGCCGAGCCGGGCGGGAACCTCTGGCGGGACGAGCCCTACTACGGGCAGCGCTGGGCGGACGTGCCGTTCCTCTGGGCGGAGAGCTTCTTCTACCGCAAACTCCTCGCCGCGCTGAGGCACTTCACACCTGGCGCCTGGCTGGGCATCGATCCCTTCGCCCCCTTCAAGAACGCCGAACTGGCGGGGTCCGAGGTCGACGACGAGCTGGCCGCCCTCGACCGCCTCCCCCACCTGGCGCCGGACGAGCAGGACCGTACGCTCCTGCTCTCCTCCCTCTGGGGCAACCGGGCCGACCTCGGCTTCCAACTGTCGGCGGGAGAAGCGGGGTTGGGCGACCGGGTCCAGGGACTCGTGGTCGACGACTCGGACGCGCTGTGGGACATCCTCGCGGCCGAAAAGCCGGGAGAGCCCGATGGACCCGGCAAGGTCTGCCTCGTCGCCGACAACGCCGGTCCCGAACTGCTCCCCGACCTGGTCCTCGCCGAACACCTGCTGGCCACCGGCCGGGCGGCGTCCGTGGTCCTGCACCTCAAGCCGTACCCGTACTACGTCTCCGACGCCACCACCACCGACACGCTCGCCTGTCTCGACCGGCTGACCGGAGCGTCCGGCCGTGCGGCGGCGGTCGGCGAACGGCTGCGGGACGCTGTCGGCGACGGGCGGCTGATCCTGCGCAGCCACCCGTTCTCCTGCGCTCCGCATTCCTACGACCGGATGCCCGCCGACCTCCGGGAGGACTTCGCGTCCGCCACGCTCACCGTCATGAAGGGCGACCTCAACTACCGCCGCCTGGTGGGTGACCGGCACTGGCCGGCCACCACGCCGTTCACCGAGGCCACCGCGTACTTCCCCGGTCCGGTGGCGGCCCTGCGGACGCTCAAGTGCGACGTCGTGACCGGGCTGACTCACGCCACCCTGGCGGAACTGGACGCGGGCACGGAGTCCTGGCGCACCAGCGGAACACACGCCCTCATCCAGGTCAGCCCCTGA
- a CDS encoding S1 family peptidase, producing the protein MRHARRNVQRIARFAAIGGLACGGLMVTQAMASETSSDGTQTPDAETRAARTGQELVSELGTSRTAGSWIDAKGRPVVAVTDEKAAADVREGGAVAKVVRYTMRDLKSAAEALKDAPKVAGTSWAMDYATNQVVVRADTTVSKAEWARLTAVAEDIGASVRMERTKGTFTPRLNGADALFAGSGRCSAGFNVTDGKTNFILTAGHCGPVGTSWFSDQQGAESVGSTVSGSFPGGDFSLVQYNAGTALNGADIVTVGNGQGVRIIGAADPAVGQKVFRSGSTTGLQSGQVTGLNATVNYPQGTVTGLIETTVCAEPGDSGGPMFADGLAMGVTSGGSGDCQAGGTTFFQPVTKALTSLGVKLALDPAAAAQATPSSGASGGTGDDAAAVPPATSSTAPGAALPGAMGPAGTAPQGQTDNAASALERLGEYRNLGPGLFVIAGSLLALVALRIRSERGRKRYRNQYSQSWG; encoded by the coding sequence ATGAGGCATGCACGACGGAATGTTCAGCGAATCGCACGGTTCGCCGCCATCGGCGGGCTGGCCTGCGGAGGGCTGATGGTCACGCAGGCCATGGCGAGCGAGACCTCGTCGGACGGCACGCAGACTCCCGATGCCGAGACCCGGGCCGCCCGCACGGGACAGGAACTGGTCTCCGAACTGGGCACCTCGCGTACGGCGGGCAGCTGGATCGACGCCAAGGGGCGCCCGGTCGTCGCGGTCACCGACGAGAAGGCCGCGGCGGACGTACGCGAGGGCGGTGCCGTGGCCAAGGTGGTCCGCTACACCATGCGGGACCTGAAGTCCGCCGCCGAGGCGCTGAAGGACGCGCCCAAGGTGGCCGGCACCTCCTGGGCGATGGACTACGCGACCAATCAGGTGGTGGTCCGCGCCGACACCACCGTCTCCAAGGCCGAGTGGGCCCGGTTGACCGCGGTCGCCGAGGACATCGGCGCCTCCGTGCGCATGGAGCGGACCAAGGGCACGTTCACCCCCCGGCTGAACGGCGCCGACGCGCTCTTCGCGGGCTCCGGACGCTGTTCGGCGGGCTTCAACGTGACCGACGGGAAGACCAATTTCATCCTCACGGCCGGTCACTGCGGGCCCGTGGGAACCTCGTGGTTCTCCGACCAGCAGGGCGCCGAGTCGGTCGGCTCCACCGTCTCCGGCTCGTTCCCCGGCGGTGACTTCTCCCTCGTGCAGTACAACGCGGGCACCGCCCTGAACGGCGCCGACATCGTGACGGTCGGCAACGGCCAGGGGGTACGGATCATCGGAGCGGCCGATCCGGCCGTCGGCCAGAAGGTCTTCCGCAGCGGCAGCACGACCGGCCTCCAGTCGGGCCAGGTGACCGGCCTGAACGCGACGGTGAACTACCCGCAGGGCACGGTCACCGGGCTCATCGAGACCACGGTGTGCGCCGAACCGGGCGACAGCGGCGGCCCGATGTTCGCCGACGGACTGGCCATGGGCGTCACCTCGGGCGGCAGCGGGGACTGCCAGGCCGGCGGTACGACGTTCTTCCAGCCGGTCACCAAGGCGCTGACCTCGCTCGGTGTGAAGCTGGCACTCGATCCCGCGGCGGCGGCGCAGGCCACCCCCTCGTCCGGTGCCAGTGGCGGCACGGGCGACGACGCGGCGGCGGTACCGCCCGCCACGTCCTCGACCGCTCCCGGCGCCGCCCTGCCCGGTGCCATGGGGCCGGCGGGCACGGCTCCCCAGGGGCAGACCGACAACGCCGCCTCGGCGCTGGAACGGCTCGGGGAGTACCGCAACCTCGGCCCCGGGCTGTTCGTCATCGCGGGGAGCCTGCTCGCGCTGGTGGCCCTGCGGATCCGTTCGGAACGGGGCCGCAAGCGCTACCGCAACCAGTACTCGCAGAGCTGGGGCTGA
- a CDS encoding alpha/beta fold hydrolase, translating to MSQEASPFTPAGATHRTVDVPGGRIHLVEQGKGPLVLLVHGFPELWHSWRHQLPALAAAGYRAVAIDVRGYGRSSTPDAVEEYRIGAHVEDNVAVVHALGEETAVIVGHDWGSTIAADSALLRPDVFTAVGLLGVPYAPRGGMKPTDAFAMIGGDEEFYVGYFQEPGRAEAEIEPDVRGWLAGFYATLAGDTMPASGEGTGSGAVFFVPKGGRLSDRFVKDRPTWLTDAELDHCAAEFERTGFTGALNRYRSMDRDWADLADFDGAPLTQPSLFVAGELDASIAWLADAIEAFPGTLPGLVTSHLVEGSGHWVQQERPEEVNRLLTDWLRSLSGPTPPAPPRTR from the coding sequence ATGTCGCAGGAAGCCAGTCCGTTCACCCCGGCGGGCGCCACCCACCGGACGGTCGACGTCCCCGGTGGCCGGATCCACCTGGTCGAGCAGGGCAAAGGCCCGCTGGTCCTGCTGGTCCACGGTTTTCCCGAACTCTGGCACTCGTGGCGCCACCAGCTCCCCGCACTCGCCGCGGCGGGTTACCGGGCGGTGGCCATCGACGTACGCGGATACGGGCGCTCCTCGACGCCCGACGCGGTGGAGGAGTACCGGATCGGGGCCCACGTCGAGGACAACGTGGCGGTCGTCCACGCGCTCGGCGAGGAGACCGCCGTGATCGTCGGCCACGACTGGGGCTCGACCATCGCCGCCGACTCCGCGCTGCTCAGGCCCGACGTCTTCACCGCTGTCGGACTGCTAGGGGTGCCATACGCGCCCCGGGGCGGTATGAAGCCGACCGACGCCTTCGCCATGATCGGCGGGGACGAGGAGTTCTATGTCGGTTACTTCCAGGAGCCGGGCCGGGCGGAGGCGGAGATCGAACCGGACGTACGGGGCTGGCTCGCCGGCTTCTACGCGACGCTGGCCGGCGACACGATGCCGGCGTCGGGGGAGGGCACCGGATCGGGCGCGGTCTTCTTCGTCCCGAAGGGCGGCAGGCTCTCGGACCGGTTCGTGAAGGACCGCCCGACCTGGCTGACGGACGCCGAACTCGACCACTGCGCGGCCGAGTTCGAGCGGACGGGCTTCACCGGAGCGCTGAACCGCTACCGCAGCATGGACCGGGACTGGGCGGATCTCGCCGATTTCGACGGCGCCCCCCTCACCCAGCCGTCGCTGTTCGTCGCGGGTGAACTCGACGCGTCCATCGCCTGGTTGGCCGACGCGATCGAGGCGTTCCCCGGCACGCTCCCCGGCCTGGTCACCTCCCACCTCGTCGAGGGGTCGGGGCACTGGGTCCAGCAGGAACGCCCCGAGGAGGTCAACCGGCTCCTGACCGACTGGCTGCGGTCGCTCAGCGGCCCGACTCCACCAGCCCCGCCTCGTACGCGATGA
- a CDS encoding class F sortase, whose product MGGIWWSEDDGRPAGPVAAPAVELGTRRRPRVRPPPRHRSPGAPRLPYDPRHPPVKPPLRPRDPRRPHQPRSSQPAQPAQPPRPPRATGPAQPPRAPQPPRRPQQPQPLSRSKPTSLRIPSLRLEAPLIGLGLDRRHQLTTPPADKPRLAGWYEGGPAPGEAGTSVVVGHLDTRTGPAVFAGLSTLKPGRLVEALRADGRTAVYTVDAVRMYEKAHFPTQEVYGARKRPELRLITCGGVYDRRSGYKSNVVVFAHLTKTVAPSRHA is encoded by the coding sequence ATGGGCGGCATTTGGTGGTCCGAGGACGACGGCCGGCCCGCTGGGCCGGTCGCCGCCCCGGCGGTGGAACTCGGGACGCGAAGGCGTCCCCGGGTCCGCCCGCCGCCGCGGCACCGGAGCCCCGGCGCACCCCGGCTCCCGTACGACCCCCGTCACCCTCCCGTCAAGCCACCCCTCCGCCCCCGCGACCCCCGTCGCCCCCACCAACCCAGGTCGTCCCAACCGGCCCAACCGGCTCAGCCACCTCGGCCACCGCGGGCAACCGGGCCGGCCCAGCCCCCCAGGGCGCCCCAACCGCCGCGGAGACCGCAGCAGCCGCAGCCCCTCTCCCGTTCCAAACCCACCAGCCTGCGCATCCCGTCCCTCCGCCTGGAGGCCCCGCTCATCGGACTGGGCCTGGACCGGCGTCACCAGCTCACCACTCCCCCGGCGGACAAGCCCAGACTGGCGGGCTGGTACGAGGGCGGGCCGGCACCGGGCGAGGCGGGCACCTCCGTGGTGGTCGGCCATCTGGACACCCGTACCGGACCCGCCGTCTTCGCCGGCCTGAGCACGCTGAAACCCGGCCGGCTCGTCGAGGCCCTGCGCGCCGACGGACGTACGGCCGTCTACACGGTCGACGCCGTCCGCATGTACGAGAAGGCGCACTTCCCCACCCAGGAGGTGTACGGCGCGCGGAAACGTCCGGAGCTGCGGCTGATCACCTGCGGAGGCGTGTACGACCGGCGGTCCGGCTACAAGAGCAACGTCGTGGTCTTCGCCCATCTGACGAAGACCGTGGCACCCTCGCGCCATGCCTAA
- a CDS encoding GNAT family N-acetyltransferase has protein sequence MLFSPFDAKHASLVAGWPVTAAEALMWCGLREFPVTERTVTAWQREQDVTAYVLLAHEQPVAYGELWPDAEEDEVELARIIVAPGARGRGLGRRLVRDLLAEARRTGLSESCMRVHPHNTAALRCYRGAGFEPVDATSAAAWNAGQPVDYTWLRHGHA, from the coding sequence ATGCTCTTCAGCCCGTTCGACGCCAAGCACGCTTCCCTGGTGGCAGGTTGGCCGGTCACGGCGGCGGAGGCGCTGATGTGGTGCGGACTGCGGGAGTTCCCGGTGACGGAGCGGACGGTCACGGCGTGGCAGCGCGAGCAGGACGTGACGGCTTACGTCCTGCTGGCGCACGAACAGCCCGTCGCGTACGGGGAGTTGTGGCCGGACGCCGAGGAGGACGAGGTCGAACTGGCGCGGATCATCGTGGCTCCCGGGGCGCGCGGGCGGGGCCTCGGCCGCCGACTGGTCCGGGACCTGCTCGCGGAGGCCCGGCGGACGGGTCTCTCGGAGAGCTGCATGCGGGTCCACCCGCACAACACCGCCGCCCTGCGCTGCTACCGCGGGGCGGGCTTCGAACCGGTCGACGCGACGTCGGCCGCGGCCTGGAACGCGGGCCAGCCGGTCGACTACACCTGGCTGCGCCACGGGCACGCCTGA